CGACATTCAGCTGCTTTGAGCAATGGCTCGACAGCCAGGAGGTACTGCTATGAAACCCGACGATTTTGAAGAACTGCTTGCCAACTGTGCTGACGAACCTATCCGTTTCCCAGGGGCAATCCAGCCTCATGGTGTACTGTTGACGCTGTCGGAACCCGGCCTGGATATCATCCAGGTCAGCGCCAACGTCGGCACCCTGTTCGGCCACCTGCCCGAATCGCTGCTCGGCCAGCCGCTGCACGGTTTGATCGGCGTCGAACACGCCCAGGCCGTGCAGGCCATGGCCCAGGCCAATACCTTCTTCGACATGCCGCCGCTGCACGTCACCCTCAACGGCGCGGATTTCGAAGGCTTGCTGCACCGCCACCGGAACGTGCTGGTGTTGGAGTTCGAGCCGCGGCTCAAAGACTTTCGCCCGCGGGCACTGAACGGTCGCACCAGTAACCTGAGCAAGATGCTGCAACGTTTGCAGGCGGCGAAAACCCTGCAGGCGTTGTACGAAATCAGCGTGAATGAAATCCAGGCCATGACCGGTTACGACCGCGTGCTCATTTACCGCTTCGAAGAGGAAGGCCACGGTCAGGTGATCGCCGAAGCGTCGGCACCGTCCATGGAGCTTTTCAACGGGTTGTTTTTCCCCGCCTCCGATATTCCCGAGCAGGCCCGCGAGCTGTATCGCACCAACTGGCTGCGCATTATTCCCAATGCGGCCTACGAGCCGGTGCCGTTGGTGCCCAAGCTGCGGCCGGACACCGGCGAACCGCTGGATTTGAGTTTCGCCACCCTGCGCAGCGTGTCGCCGATTCATTGCCAGTACATGAAGAACATGGGCGTGCTGTCGTCCATGAGCATCTCGTTGATGAAGGGCGACAAGCTCTGGGGCCTGATCAGTTGCGGCAATCGCGAGCCACTGCTGGTGCCGAACGAGTTGCGCACCGCCTGCCAGACCATTGGCCAAGTGCTGTCATTGCAGATCAGCGCCATGGAAGCCCTGGAACTGAGCCGTCAGCGCGAGGAAAAACTCCAGGCGCTGACGCGCCTTGATCAAGCGATGAAGGCCTCGGACGAGAATGTGTTCGATGGCTTGGCCCAACAGGGCCAACTGCTGATGGATCTGGTGCGGGCAGGCGGCGTGGCGATCATTGAGGACAAGCAGTTGCACCGCTACGGCAACTGCCCGCAGCCGGCGCAGATTCGTGCGCTGCACAAATGGCTGCAAGAACGCGGCGAACCGGTGTTTGCCAGCCACAATCTGGTTTCGCTATACCCACCGGCCGCCGAGTTCCAGCCAGTCGCCAGCGGCGTGCTGGCGCTGCAACTGCCCAAGCCTGTGGACAACGGTGTGCTGTGGTTCCGCCCGGAAGTCAAAGAAAACGTCAACTGGAGCGGTGATCCGCAAAAGCCGCTGGACTTGGAAAACTCCGACGCCGGGCTGCGCCTTCGCCCACGTACATCGTTCGAAATCTGGAAGGTCGAAATGGCCGGCATCTCCACCAAGTGGAGTCACGGCGATCTGTTCGCCGCCAACGATCTGCGCCGCTCGGCACTGGAAAACGACCTGGCGCGCCAGGTCAAGCGCGAGCAACAGGCCGTGCGCGCACGCGATGACTTGGTGGCCGTGGTGTCCCACGACCTGCGTAACCCCATGACTGTCATTTCCATGCTCTGCGGCATGATGCAGAAGGCCTTCAGTTCCGAGGGCCCGCATACCTCGCGGCGCATCGCCTCGGCCATCGACACCATGCAACAGGCCGCCGGGCGCATGAACGTGCTGCTGGAGGACTTGCTCGACACGTCGAAAATCGAGGCCGGGCGCTATGTCGTCAAACCTGTGGCGCTGGATGTCAGCCAGATGTTCGATGAGGCCTATTCGCTGCTTGCACCCTTGGCGATGGAAAAAGGCATCGACCTGTCGTTCAACGCCGAACCCGGGCTGCTGATCAACGCCGACCCGGAGCGCTTGTTCCAGGTGCTGTCGAACCTGATCGGCAACGCCATCAAGTTCACCCCGCGCCAGGGCAATATCGGCATCAGCGCCATGAGCAATGGTGAAGAAATCGTGTTCTCGGTGCGCGACTCCGGCGAAGGCATTGCACCGGACCAGTTGCCTCACGTGTTCGAGCGCTATTGGACCAAAACCGAAAACAACCCCACCGGCAGCGGCCTGGGGCTGTACATCACCCAGGGCATCGTCCAGGCCCATGGCGGCAAGATCGTTGCCGAGAGTGAAGTGGGACGCGGCAGTGAGTTCCGGTTTACGGTACCCAAGGTGATTGAAGACTCGCACACCTGATGCCGTAGAGCATGTGCGGGATGTTTTCTGAAAACGCTCGTCAGCTGTAGTCATATCTTGCAGCATCGCGTTTATAGCGGACCCGCTTGTGCCGCTATTAAGGTAGGCCTTACTTCGCTCCGACAGGCGAAGCCACCCCTACTCATAGAAGGAAACATCCATGGTCAGCGGAATGAATCACTCACTGGGCAGCCTTCAATACCCACCTGTGCAGCAAAATGATGCAGGACCCCAACGCACAAAGCGCAGCACCGACACCACAGGCATGCAACGCAATGCCCTCGAGCCTGAAGGCATGACGGCCGATGACCGACGCAGAAACAAGGGCGGTGGCCTGGACAGCCTGGGTCGGGGCAACGCGCTTTAACCGGCGCGTACGAGGGTCGGTGTACGGCCCTTCGTACCCCTCAATAACAAAACCATGACATTCACTGGCTTAAACTCACCGGTTCAATCCAGCCTGGGACCACTGCCTGCATGCCGCATTCCGACACACTGCCTGCCGTTCTGGCCGGCCCTCTGCTGCGACGCCTCGAAGCTCGGCGCCTGGTGTTGTGGCTGGTAGGAAGTCGAGCACTGGAACTGACGTTGAGGCTGCATCTGCCCGCGCAGACACTGGAGATCCCCCTTGACTGCAACGTCGTAGCCGTCGGGCGTCATGCATTTATTCACTTGATCGATGTGTCGCTGGACGAAGCGCTGCCCCTGGACGTGGCGATCAGCTATGACCTGGTTTTTGCCAATACCGGCATCGCTGAGTGGGCACCGCATCTGTTGTACGCCGGTGCTCAATACCCCAGTTTCGTGCTGCATAGCCGTATCCATCAATTGGTGCACGGCTCATGCCGCAAACCCCATCACAGTGCCGACGAAGGTTTACTGTGCGTCGACCGCCTGTTGGCCGACGCCCAAGCACCGGCCGAACGTCCGGCCTTACTGATGATGAGCGGCGACCAGATTTACGCCGACGATGTCGCCGGGCCGATGCTGCGTGCGATTCATGGGCTGATTGCACGGCTGGGCCTGTTCGATGAATACCTCGAAGGCGCAGTGGTCGATGACAGCGCCAGCCTCTACCGGCATCCCGCCAGTTACTACCACCGTGCCGATTTGCTGCCGGCACTGGACAGCAACGAGACGTTGCGCGAACGCTTCTTTGGTGGCGTGAAAAAGCCGATTTTCACCAGCAGCACCGCCGATAATCATCTGGTGACCTTTGCCGAAGTCATTGCAATGTACCTGCTGGCGTGGTCGCCAACGCCCTGGGCGCTGGTCACGCTTCAAAGCCCGCCCTTGAGCCCGGAACGGCAGCAGCGTTACGCCAGCGAAGAACTCCGGGTCGAGGGATTCCGCGACGGCCTGCCGAGTGTCGCGCGAGTATTCGCCCACTTGTCGACCTTGATGATCTTTGACGACCATGACATCACCGACGACTGGAACCTCAGCGCCCAATGGGAGGAAACCGCTTACGGCCACCCCTTCTCCAAACGCATCATCGGAAACGCCCTGCTGGCCTATCTGTTATGTCAGGGCTGGGGTAACCAGCCGGATGCGTTTGACGAACTGGTGAGCCGAACCCAAGCGCTGACCAGCCAGACCAAGGCCAACCATCTGGACGCAGCCGCGCAGGACGAACTACTCGAAGCGCTGCGTACATTCCAGCACTGGCATTACGTACTGCCGACCACCCCCGCGCTGGTGGTGCTCGATACCCGTACCCGGCGCTGGCGCAGCGAGTTCACCCTCAAGCAACCCTCCGGCCTGCTGGATTGGGAAGCCTTGAGCGAACTGCAACAGGAACTGCTCGACCATCCATCGGCCATCATCGTCTCGCCCGCGCCAATCTTTGGCGTGAAGCTGATCGAGACCGTGCAGAAAGTGTTCAGTTGGTGCGGCCATCCCTTATTGGTGGATGCCGAA
This genomic stretch from Pseudomonas orientalis harbors:
- a CDS encoding ATP-binding protein, which codes for MKPDDFEELLANCADEPIRFPGAIQPHGVLLTLSEPGLDIIQVSANVGTLFGHLPESLLGQPLHGLIGVEHAQAVQAMAQANTFFDMPPLHVTLNGADFEGLLHRHRNVLVLEFEPRLKDFRPRALNGRTSNLSKMLQRLQAAKTLQALYEISVNEIQAMTGYDRVLIYRFEEEGHGQVIAEASAPSMELFNGLFFPASDIPEQARELYRTNWLRIIPNAAYEPVPLVPKLRPDTGEPLDLSFATLRSVSPIHCQYMKNMGVLSSMSISLMKGDKLWGLISCGNREPLLVPNELRTACQTIGQVLSLQISAMEALELSRQREEKLQALTRLDQAMKASDENVFDGLAQQGQLLMDLVRAGGVAIIEDKQLHRYGNCPQPAQIRALHKWLQERGEPVFASHNLVSLYPPAAEFQPVASGVLALQLPKPVDNGVLWFRPEVKENVNWSGDPQKPLDLENSDAGLRLRPRTSFEIWKVEMAGISTKWSHGDLFAANDLRRSALENDLARQVKREQQAVRARDDLVAVVSHDLRNPMTVISMLCGMMQKAFSSEGPHTSRRIASAIDTMQQAAGRMNVLLEDLLDTSKIEAGRYVVKPVALDVSQMFDEAYSLLAPLAMEKGIDLSFNAEPGLLINADPERLFQVLSNLIGNAIKFTPRQGNIGISAMSNGEEIVFSVRDSGEGIAPDQLPHVFERYWTKTENNPTGSGLGLYITQGIVQAHGGKIVAESEVGRGSEFRFTVPKVIEDSHT
- a CDS encoding alkaline phosphatase D family protein, with amino-acid sequence MPHSDTLPAVLAGPLLRRLEARRLVLWLVGSRALELTLRLHLPAQTLEIPLDCNVVAVGRHAFIHLIDVSLDEALPLDVAISYDLVFANTGIAEWAPHLLYAGAQYPSFVLHSRIHQLVHGSCRKPHHSADEGLLCVDRLLADAQAPAERPALLMMSGDQIYADDVAGPMLRAIHGLIARLGLFDEYLEGAVVDDSASLYRHPASYYHRADLLPALDSNETLRERFFGGVKKPIFTSSTADNHLVTFAEVIAMYLLAWSPTPWALVTLQSPPLSPERQQRYASEELRVEGFRDGLPSVARVFAHLSTLMIFDDHDITDDWNLSAQWEETAYGHPFSKRIIGNALLAYLLCQGWGNQPDAFDELVSRTQALTSQTKANHLDAAAQDELLEALRTFQHWHYVLPTTPALVVLDTRTRRWRSEFTLKQPSGLLDWEALSELQQELLDHPSAIIVSPAPIFGVKLIETVQKVFSWCGHPLLVDAENWMAHRGSAQVILNIFRHSRTPGNYVILSGDVHYSFVYEVLIRHRNAGPRIWQITSSGIKNEFPPRLLEWFDRLNRWLYSPRSPLNWFTRRRTMQVVPHIPEHAEAGERLWNSAGIGQVFFNDQGQPEAIYQHNADGKPRTKMIAPHP